Below is a window of Lacibacter sp. H407 DNA.
TTGATACAGTTCAGATCGTCAAAGGCTACTTCAAGACGCTTGATAAAGCTCTCTTCTCCTTTGCGTAACCATACACGTGGATCGTAGTGTTTTTTGTTAGGACTATCAGGGCCTTCCGGATTTCCTAATTGTCCTTGTAAATACCCTTCGTTCTTTTTATAGTTGTTGAGAATACCTTCCCAGAACGCCCATTGCAGATCGGTATCGATGTTCATTTTAATTGCACCATAACTGATCGCTTCACGGATCTGGTGTTGAGGAGAACCGCTACCGCCATGGAATACAAAGTAAACCGGCTTAGGGCCAGTACCAAGATTCTTTTCAATATAGACCTGACTGTTATGCAAAATAATCGGAGTCAACTGAACGTTACCGGATTTATAAACACCATGTACATTTCCAAAAGCAGCAGCAACAGTAAATAATTTACCTACTTTGCTCAACTCAGTATAAGCGTATGCAACATGCGCCGGTTGCGTATAGAGTTTTTCATTATCTACATCACTGTTATCTACACCATCTTCTTCGCCGCCGGTTACACCCAGTTCAATCTCAATTCCCATTCCTAACGGAGCCATACGTTTGAAAAACTCAACTGAGGTATGAATATTTTCTTCCAATGGCTCTTCGCTGAGATCAAGCATGTGTGAACTGAAAAGAGGTTGTCCTTTTTCTTTATTGAATTCAACACCTGCATCAATCAACCCACTGATCCAGGGCAGCCATTTTTTTGCAGCATGGTCGGTATGCAATACAACAGGCACGCCGTAATACTTTGCCACATTATGAATATGTAATGCACCTGAAATGGCGCCACGGATATTTCCCTGCAATTGATCGTTGGGCATTCCTTTACCTGCAATAAATTGTGCACCTCCGTTTGAGAACTGGATGATCACTGGAGAATTTACTTTTGCAGCTGTTTCTAGTGTTGCGTTGATGGTATTGGTACCAATGGTATTTACAGCAGGAAGTGCAAACTGATTTTCTTTTGCATCATTCAATAAAGCTTCCAACTCTTCGCCAAAAAGTACACCGGCTTTGTATTTGCTCATATTCGTAGTTATTATAAATGGTTGCGGGCAGGTACCCGATTTTTTTGAGCCGCTAAGATAGTTAAATACTCATTAGCAGCTTTCAAAGGGTGTTTTTTTAAGGTTCAACAAACTGTTGTTCGTTCAGCTCCACAACCAGCAGGCCGGGCTGCAGTTCGATGAAGTTTTTGCCCATTGCTGCAATATTTCCTTTTAAGAATTCATCTTTTTCCTGCTGTGCCTGATAGTAGAAAAAATAATACTTCACCCGGTACTGTTTCAACTCTTTTACCAATTCCTCCATAGGATAGATCGGTTTCACGATCGTATAAAAGGGACTGCCTGTCCGGTAAGCAATTACCTGGCAAAAATCTGCTTTAATGTTTGATGTAAACCTTCCATCAATTCCCCTGGCTTTCATGTTATCGGCCGTATCAAATATTTCTTTGTGATCGTATATTTTATCTTTTAATAAATTGATCGGCTCCAGCAAGAAACTTCCAAAAAACAGTAACCAAATGATCACCCGTTGCCATTTGAGCAACGGAAAGCGTTGAAACAACAATTGCAGTAACCATCCACCGGCAACAAAAAATATAAAACTGGTTGCCCATATAAATCTTGTTTCAAGATGTAATAAAATATAACCTGATGGCAGTACAAGCACTCCAATAATGAGGTATAACCATTCTTTGCTTTTTTCTTTGAAGTACATAAATCCACTCAGTAATAAAATTGCCGGCGATAAAAATGAAAGATCATGAATGCATTTCAACCATTGCTGAAAGTTGAATAATATCACACGTAGTTGATGTAACGCAACGGTGATGAAAGGAGCAGAGCCGATATTATCAACCCGCATATGCCAGGGATCTTCCCATACAGATGATGAACCTTCATGTGGTGGTGGATGAATGATGGGGCCGGGGGGCGGACCATCAGCAAAATTCCAATGGGCATTAAACTTTCCAAAAGCGATCATCCATTCTCCATACTTCCAATGTAACGCCATCAGCCACGGAAACGTAAACAAAAAGAACATGAAATAACCAGCAGCTAATTGTTTTATAGCATTCCGCTTATTGGGATTGAGAAATAAATGAATGACAAAGAAGTGAAAGATAAAAAATGGGAACCCGTACGACTTTGCGAGGTAAAGTGTTGAACCAATTGTTCCGGCTAATAAATTTTTAGGAATGCTTGAAAAAAAATCTTCTTCTTTGATCAGGTTAAAATAGATAAGCAGCAGAAAAACAAGCAGTACATCTGCTGCCAATTCAAAATGACAATACGACAAAAGAATAATGACTGATGCGTATTGAATAGCTGCCTTCAACCATAACTCCAGAGAAAATTTATTGAGCAGGGAATGTAACACGATCAATGAGCCTATGGAAAAAATAAGATTGCTTACTTTAAATGCGGCCCAATCATTTAATCCGGCTTTGATCAAAGGAATCACCAACCATGAATGCAATGGATTCCAGAAACCATTTACTGCAAGTTTTAAATCGCCGTCAATGTAATGATGTGCCACTTCCATGTAACCAATTGCATCAAGGTCTGATACGTATTGATAAAGTGGCCAGGTTACCACAAACAAAACAATAAACAACAGAGCGGAAAAAGGCAGACGTTGGTTATACAGTAAATTCATCGTTTAAAAATAAGCTTTCCTTTAGTTTTCTGAAATAGTTTGCTGCATGGATCAACCGGCTGCCATACCAACTAAACAGTTCGCCATCAACTATTTTTAAATGAGGCATTGAAGGATTTACTGTTTGCCACTCGTTTGCAAACAAATGAAGATGTTTTTCTTTGAACGGAAATGGTTCTGATGAAAAGAGAACAACGTCTGCCTGTGCATTGATCAATTCCTGCATACTGATAACAGGATAACGGGCATGGTGAGCAAATACATTTTCAAAACCTGCAGCTTCCATCATTGTATGGATAAATGTATCGCCGCCAACTGTCATGTACGGCTTTTGCCAGATGAGGTAAGCCGCTTTCACCGAAATATTGGTTTTTGGAAGAGATGCAAATTCGTTCTGTATCGTTTGAATAATTTCTGCGGCACTGCCTTTCTTTCCGGTAAGAGAGCCAATCGTGGCCATCATTTCATATGCATCTGCAAGCGTTGCAATATCACTGCACCAAACGGGGCAAAATGCTGCAATAGCCTCAACCTGTTCTTTTACATTTTCTTCTTTACTTCCAATTACAAGATCGGGCTTTAACGACTCGATCAACGGCAGGTTCAATTGCTTGGTTCCTCCAATTCTTGTTTTCGATTGAAACCATTGTGCTGGATGCACGCAAAATTTGGTGATGCCGATCACTTCATCCGTAAGTCCAAGATCATAAAGAAATTCTGTTTGAGATGGTACGATGGAAATAATTCGCCGGGGAAGGGAAGGGGGAGAAAAAAGATTGCCTGTCTGGTGGTGAACTTGTTTCATTTCATTTCAGACAGGCAATTTAATTAAATTAAGCGGTTCCTTGGTGTTTGATGGTTTTCCTTTGGTACGAAATTTTAATTCAGAGGATTTTGGAACCGAGTTTCTTCTTTCTTTCAAAATATCCCCCTTTCGGGCGAATAAAAAGAAAAAAAGATCTGGATTTCAGAGGATAATTGGTTTGGATTTCAATTTGTTTTCTTAGGATCCAGATCTTTTTAATAAAGCCTTTTTTGGTCTCTTGGTTTCCGCAACAGATTTCTCTGGGTCGGTTGGCTTTTTGGTTCTTCAGGATGTTTGGACTAGGGTCTTTCGGTTAGGATGTTTGGATTTTTCTTTGGTTTTTCTTCGGACGTTTGGACTTTAACTTTGGTTCTTCTTCGGACGTTTGGATTTCAATTTTGGTTCTTCGTTAGGATGTTGGTTTCGGTTTTTTCGTTAGTCAGGATAAATTGGATTCTTCAACGGTCTTTGGTTCTCTTTTAGGTTGTTGGATTAAAACTACTTCTAAATAACTTAAGTTGATCGGTATTGGATTTTTTGTTTGGTTTTTTAATGGATTTGAATATTTAGTCTAAGTGTTTTTCTTAAGTCAACAGCGTTTTGTTATTCAATCAACTTACAATACAAAAGTAAAAGGACTGTTAAGACTTAACAAGAGCAGTATTTCTCTTTTTTGCAACAACGGTATTTACCCCGCATAACGTAGAACTACGCAACTATATGCCGTGTAGTTACGTATTCGGCGCTGAGGTTGCGCTGAAACTTAAAAAAATAAGACGAAACGCAAAAAGCAGAACACAAATTGCGTGTTTTACGCAGCACTATATCTTAGCAGCGCCGGTAACAATTTTATCCGATCGTATTGATCAATTTCTTTTCACCTACAATCCAAACAACATCACCTTGCTCAAATACAAAATCTGAAGCAGGATTCAGCAAACGTTCCCCATTTCGTTCAACACCTACTACCAGTCCGTTTGTTGCAGCACGTATTCCTGATTCACGGATGGTGTGATGAATAAACGGAGAATCACTGTTCAATGTAAACTTATCAAGCTCCATTTCAACTTCCTGTTGTTTTTCCAATTGTCTTTTATCTGGCCGGAGAACCGCATTCATTTTTATTTCCTGTGCATCCGTACAAATAATAAACAGCTTATCACCCGGAAAAATCCGCTCCGTACGCTGAGGTGAGGGAATCGATAGTTGCCCACGCCTGATCATAGCAATATTGATACCGATTTTTTCACGCCATTGCAATTCTTCAAGTGTTTTACCAAGGATGAATGAATTGATCTCGGGTTCAATTTCAAATGTGACCATATGTGCATCCCAGGGAGCCATCGTTACATCACGTTTACTGGCGAGTAAATTCAATTGTTTTATTTCTTCCTGTAACTCCCGATCGTTCAGATTCCGAATGAAACGATTTTCGATCTTATCATATAAGAGTTGTATTTTTTTTCTGAAAATAACAAAGACTGTAATGATCAAAGCGGCAGCATATATAGCAATATGAAAAGAGAAAAATCGATTGAGCAGAAAAATGATAAAGAATAATGCCAACGAAAGTTTGATAAACCGCATCACCCATATTGGGCCACGGTATTTTTGTTGGGCAAAGATCCTTGCAAACGATTCGTTCTGTTCGTTGCGTACAATTAAACCCCATAGAAACGGTGCCATGATCATTAAGGTGATGCTTGCTGCAGTAATTCCACCGAATGCGTAATTAGTATTCGCTGCGATCCAGGGTGGGAGATAGGAAGCTGACAGGTAAATGATGGCTCCATTGATCGCTGAAAAAAGAATCACATTCAATACAAATGAACGAAGCAGCGATTCCCAGTCGCTTACGGAAGTGATGATCTGTGCTTCTGAACTGTAACGCAGCAATGATCTGCGCCAACGATCAGGCAGCTTGCGATCGATCCAGTTGTACACTGGTGTGCTGGCTTTGATCAAATAAGGAGTGGTAAAAGTTGTAACCGCCGAAACAGCGATGATGGTGGGGTACAGAAACTCACTGGTGAGCTTAAGGCTTGTACCCAAAGCAGCAATAATAAACGAGAACTCACCAATTTGAGCAAGGCTCATACCGGTTTGTAAAGACACCTTCAATGCATTACCTGAAATAAGTGCACCCAGTCCCGTTGTAAAAATCTTTCCGAAAATACAAACCACCGTAATCAGAGCAATTGGACCTGCATACTCTACCAGCTGCGACAAATTCACCAACATACCAACCGAAACAAAGAAGATTGCACCAAACAGATCTTTTACCGGAGTAATGAGATGTTCAATACGTTCAGCCTTTGTTGTTTCAGCCAACAATGATCCCATTACGAAAGCACCCAATGCAGGAGAGAAGCCTGCAGATGAAGCAAGATAAACCATGAGCAAACACATAGCGATCGACACTACAAGAAGTGTTTCATCGTTCATCAGGTGCTTTGCTTTTTTTAACAGCGTTGGGATAAAAAAGATACCTGCAACAAACCAAAGCACCAGGTAGATAGCAAGTTTACCGATCGACAGTGCTGTATCAAGACTCATGAACTGCTTACTAACAGCAAATGTTGATAGCAATACAAGCAGTGCAATGGCAATAATATCTTCTACGATGAGTATACCAAATACAAGTGTTGCAAATTTTTTCTTTTTCAATCCCAGTTCATCAACCGCTTTAATAATAATAGTAGTTGATGAAATAGCCAATGCTGCTCCAAGAAAAATACTGTCGATCGTGGACCAACCCAGTATCCATCCTGTACCAAATCCTAATGCCGACATTCCAACCGCTTCAATAGAAGCCGCAACAGAAGCAGAACCGCCTACTTCTACAAGTTTTTTAAAACTGAACTCAAGCCCCAGACTGAATAATAAAAAGATCACTCCAATTTCAGCCCACACCTGCACATTATGAATTTCGATAACTGAAGGAAAAAATTCAAAATTTTTACTGACCAATATACCGGCCAATATATAACCAAGTACAAGCGGTTGTTTCAGCTTCTTAAACAGAAGTGTTGCAACAGCTGCCACGCCGAGTATTAAAGCAAGATCTGTAATTAAATGAGGTAAATGATTCATACTACAATTCCGTTTCTGTTATTGTAAACTCCAAACTGAAAATCTGGTACTGTGAAAATAAAAAGTGTGCAGGATCAAATGACGGGCTTTCCTGATACAGCCATATTAAAAAACCGGTATTGATACGCTATATCCTGCATTTCAGATACGTTCAAAAATATCAAAAAAAATCGACAACCCTGCGCATGAAGAACATGCGGCATATGAAACAAAAAGCCCGACTAAATTAGTCGGGCTTTCATTTATTCAGTCGATTGAATTAACTGATCGAATGTCTTGCTTTTGCCAGTGTTTTATCTTTTTCAGGTTCACCCAATGGTTTGTCTTTTGCAACATCCATCAGGATAGGAGCTGCTACAAATATGGATGAATAACAACCTGTAATAACACCCACCAACATTGCAAACGCAAAACCTCTGGTAACCTCACCACCAAAGATGAAGAGCGCTAACAAGGTTAAGAACACCGTCAGAGAAGTCATGATGGTACGTGCCAATGTATCGTTGATCGCTTTATTCAGAATCACACCTTTATCCTGTCCAAACATTTTGGCACTGTATTCACGTACACGGTCAAATACAACCACTGTATCGTTCATAGAGAAACCAATTACTGTTAAGATGGCCGCAATAAAGTGCTGATCAATTTCTAACGGGAACGGAACAATATTTTTGAAGAAGGAGAATACGATCAACGTTACCAATACATCATGCAGCAAGGCAACAATTGTACCTACTGAATAACGCCAGTCACGGAAACGGATGAAGATATAAAGTGTGATCACAAGCAAGCCAAGAATAGTTGCCCATAATGCACCTTTTTTCAAGTCATCAGAAATAGTAGGTTGTACTGTTTGTGAACTTTGCTTGAAATTAGTTATAAACTGCTCGTACGTTGTACCTGCAGGTATAAATGATTTCAATCCTTCATATAATTTATTTTCAACCACCGCATCTACTTCCTGTCCCGGCTGTTCGATCATGTAATCGGTAGTAATATTCAACTGCTTGTTATTACCAACAGTTTTAATGATCGGATATTTACCAAATACTTTGTTCAGTTCGTTCGCAACATCTTCGTTTTTCATTTCACGGTCAAACTTCACAGTGTAGCTACGTCCGCCACGGAATTCAACACCATAATCAAATCCGTTAAAGATCGAACCAACACCAAGCAATACTACAACCAATGAAATGCCGTAAGCTACTTTGCGGTATTCAACGAATTTATATGCAGCATGTTTAAAAATGCGGCGGGAGATGCTTGTGAAATATTCGAAGTGACGCTTTTTGTTTGTCCATGCATCAGTGATCAATCTTGATACAAGGATACCGCAGAACAAACTCAACAACAAACCAATGATCTGTGTGGTAGCAAACCCTTTTACAGGGCCTAAGCCGAAGTAAAGGAGAATAAATGAAGTGAGCAAGGTTGTAATATGTCCGTCAAGTACAGGTGCCAAAGAGCGACTGTAACCATCCTGCACAGCCATCTGGTAACTTTTGCCTTTGGTCAATTCTTCTTTGATACGCTCGAAAATAATTACGTTCGTATCAACAGCCATACCAATGGTCAATACCAAACCTGCTATACCTGCTGCTGTTAACGTTGCCCCAAATGCACTTAATACACCCACTGTAAACAACAGGTTAAGAATAAGGGCAATATTAGCGATCCATCCACCAGTGTTGTAATACAACAACATGAGGATAAAAATAATTACAAACGAAATGATGAATGACAGTGAACCACCTCTGATCGCTTCTTCACCAAGTGTAGGACCTACAACTTGTTCCTGAACAATTTTTGCAGGAGCAGGTAATTTACCTGTACGTAATACACTGGCAAGGTCACCGGCTTCCTGAATGGTAAAGTTTCCACTGATCTGCGAAATACCTCCGCTGATAGCGCCATTGTTTACACCAGGAGCAGAGTACACATAATTATCTAATGCAATGGCAATGGCATATTTACCATTGAACGCATCGCCCGTCATTTTTTCCCAGATACCGGCACCCTTGGAATTCATTTCCATTTGTACCTGCACTTCATTTGTACGTTGGTCAAAATCCTGACGTGCATCGGTAATAAATTCACCGGTAAGTTTTGGTTGATCGCTACCTGCAACGGTTTTGATCACAAAAATTTCCAGCAAGCTTTCACCTTTCTTATTTTTTCCAACCGGCTTTGCACCATACAGGAAACGCATGGTAGAAGGGATGGATGATTTCACCACATCGAGGTTGGTATATTTTGAAAATGTTGCTGTATCTGAAATACGGATCAACCCAACAGTAGCACTGCTGAAGCCTTGTGCAGGACCATCCAACTGTTGAAACATCAATGATGTTACAGGTTGATCAGCAGCAGTAACAGGGTTTGCTGTATCCTTTGCAGCAATGCTTGCTGTATCAACAGCACCAGTTAAATAGGCCTTTACTTTTTGATCGATCTGTTGCAGGCTTTGTGTTACTGCAGGATCATTACTAGTATATGTTTCCCAGAATTCAAGATTCGCCGTTGCCTGTAAAAATTTACGTACACGCTCAGGATCGTCCACACCTGCTAACTCAACAGTAATGATACCTTTATTTTCATCGTAACTGATATTCGGCTGTGCAACACCAAACTGATCGATCCTTGCAGTCAAACGATCGTAGGTACGTTTGATGGCATCTCTTGCTTCAACACGTATGGCATCTAACACAGCACCATTCCCGGCATCGATCTTAATGGTTTTATTTTTACCACCTGCAAACAACGGAGCCAATTTGCCACCTGCATTTGTTTCGGTATAAGCTTGTCCAAACAATGTAACAAAATCAGCGTCGCTGTTTCTCTTTAATTGATTTGCACGTTCGATGGCTTTATTCAACAGAGTATCTTTCTGGTTGTTACTCATAGAGCGTATCAAACCATCTAAACCAACTTCAAGTGTAACGTTCATACCACCTTGCAGATCCAAACCAAGATTCAACTCTTGTTCAGTTGCTTTTTGATAAGTTAACTTCGGATAAAGTACAGGAACATTCATCAGTTCCTTTTCCTTCAAACTGTCAACATACCTGCGGTAAACTGCATTCACTGCAGAGTCTTTTGTTTCTTTAGAAGCAGTAGCAAAATTGTTCTTGACAAATTTCTCAGCGCTGGCTTTTTGTTTGCTTTCAAAACTATTGACGATCCATGTAAAACTCAGTTGGTAAACAGAGATAAGGATCAACGCAATCGCAAAAAACCTGACCAAACCTTTCAGTGCCATAATAAAATTGTAATTTGGGTTCTTTTTTTAAGGAGGGCAAAGATAGGGGTTTCATATCGAAAGCGAACAGGCCCCAATTCACTGTTTTCCACTATCCTAAGCCTGTTTGTGGTTGCTGTTTATGTCTTATTTTTGGCCATGTTCAAATGGGTGTTTTTTTCATGTTTTGGGTTCGCTTTTCTCTTCATTTTCCAAGCCTGCAAAACCGGTAAAACTGTGGTTGCCAACGAAAATTTTCTCGAAAATCTGCTGGCGCAACAGCCGGATGCGTTTTCGCAAGTGCTCAAAAACCGTGATTCATTTCGGGTGCAGGTGATCTATACCCGTATCGATCGGGATAAAAAGAACAGGCCCCGGTTTACCGATTTTCCGTTGAACCTCAAGCCCGATGACTATTTCTACCCGGCATCTACCGTTAAAATGCCTGTGGCTTTTCTTGCATTGGAAAAGCTGAACCGGTTGGGTATTCATCGTTCAACAACGCTGATCACAGAAAAAGGAACCGAAGGTTTATCCGCTGTTTATAATGATCCAACATCGCCCGATGGCCGGCCAACCATCGAACACTATATCAAAAAGATTTTTGTGGTGAGTGATAACGATGCCAATAACAGGTTGTATGAATTCCTCGGCCAACAATACCTGCACGATCAACTCACAGCCAAGGGATATACCGATGCTCAGATCATTCGTCGCCTTGCGATTACGATGCCGGAACAACTGCACCGAACCACCAACCCGGTGAGTTTGAGAGATAGTGCCGGAACTATTTTACATCAGCAACCATTGATCACAAGCGCTTATCCATACATCAAACGAACTGCTTTTTTAGGAAAAGGTTATTTGAATGAGAAAGATGAGCTGGTAAACAAACCGATGGACTTTAGTGAAAAGAACAGGGTTTACCTGGCCGATCTGCACAACATGTTGCGAACAGTTTTGTTCCCCGAAACAGTT
It encodes the following:
- the fbaA gene encoding class II fructose-bisphosphate aldolase; amino-acid sequence: MSKYKAGVLFGEELEALLNDAKENQFALPAVNTIGTNTINATLETAAKVNSPVIIQFSNGGAQFIAGKGMPNDQLQGNIRGAISGALHIHNVAKYYGVPVVLHTDHAAKKWLPWISGLIDAGVEFNKEKGQPLFSSHMLDLSEEPLEENIHTSVEFFKRMAPLGMGIEIELGVTGGEEDGVDNSDVDNEKLYTQPAHVAYAYTELSKVGKLFTVAAAFGNVHGVYKSGNVQLTPIILHNSQVYIEKNLGTGPKPVYFVFHGGSGSPQHQIREAISYGAIKMNIDTDLQWAFWEGILNNYKKNEGYLQGQLGNPEGPDSPNKKHYDPRVWLRKGEESFIKRLEVAFDDLNCINRNA
- a CDS encoding ABC transporter substrate-binding protein, which codes for MKQVHHQTGNLFSPPSLPRRIISIVPSQTEFLYDLGLTDEVIGITKFCVHPAQWFQSKTRIGGTKQLNLPLIESLKPDLVIGSKEENVKEQVEAIAAFCPVWCSDIATLADAYEMMATIGSLTGKKGSAAEIIQTIQNEFASLPKTNISVKAAYLIWQKPYMTVGGDTFIHTMMEAAGFENVFAHHARYPVISMQELINAQADVVLFSSEPFPFKEKHLHLFANEWQTVNPSMPHLKIVDGELFSWYGSRLIHAANYFRKLKESLFLNDEFTV
- a CDS encoding cation:proton antiporter domain-containing protein; the protein is MNHLPHLITDLALILGVAAVATLLFKKLKQPLVLGYILAGILVSKNFEFFPSVIEIHNVQVWAEIGVIFLLFSLGLEFSFKKLVEVGGSASVAASIEAVGMSALGFGTGWILGWSTIDSIFLGAALAISSTTIIIKAVDELGLKKKKFATLVFGILIVEDIIAIALLVLLSTFAVSKQFMSLDTALSIGKLAIYLVLWFVAGIFFIPTLLKKAKHLMNDETLLVVSIAMCLLMVYLASSAGFSPALGAFVMGSLLAETTKAERIEHLITPVKDLFGAIFFVSVGMLVNLSQLVEYAGPIALITVVCIFGKIFTTGLGALISGNALKVSLQTGMSLAQIGEFSFIIAALGTSLKLTSEFLYPTIIAVSAVTTFTTPYLIKASTPVYNWIDRKLPDRWRRSLLRYSSEAQIITSVSDWESLLRSFVLNVILFSAINGAIIYLSASYLPPWIAANTNYAFGGITAASITLMIMAPFLWGLIVRNEQNESFARIFAQQKYRGPIWVMRFIKLSLALFFIIFLLNRFFSFHIAIYAAALIITVFVIFRKKIQLLYDKIENRFIRNLNDRELQEEIKQLNLLASKRDVTMAPWDAHMVTFEIEPEINSFILGKTLEELQWREKIGINIAMIRRGQLSIPSPQRTERIFPGDKLFIICTDAQEIKMNAVLRPDKRQLEKQQEVEMELDKFTLNSDSPFIHHTIRESGIRAATNGLVVGVERNGERLLNPASDFVFEQGDVVWIVGEKKLINTIG
- the secDF gene encoding protein translocase subunit SecDF translates to MALKGLVRFFAIALILISVYQLSFTWIVNSFESKQKASAEKFVKNNFATASKETKDSAVNAVYRRYVDSLKEKELMNVPVLYPKLTYQKATEQELNLGLDLQGGMNVTLEVGLDGLIRSMSNNQKDTLLNKAIERANQLKRNSDADFVTLFGQAYTETNAGGKLAPLFAGGKNKTIKIDAGNGAVLDAIRVEARDAIKRTYDRLTARIDQFGVAQPNISYDENKGIITVELAGVDDPERVRKFLQATANLEFWETYTSNDPAVTQSLQQIDQKVKAYLTGAVDTASIAAKDTANPVTAADQPVTSLMFQQLDGPAQGFSSATVGLIRISDTATFSKYTNLDVVKSSIPSTMRFLYGAKPVGKNKKGESLLEIFVIKTVAGSDQPKLTGEFITDARQDFDQRTNEVQVQMEMNSKGAGIWEKMTGDAFNGKYAIAIALDNYVYSAPGVNNGAISGGISQISGNFTIQEAGDLASVLRTGKLPAPAKIVQEQVVGPTLGEEAIRGGSLSFIISFVIIFILMLLYYNTGGWIANIALILNLLFTVGVLSAFGATLTAAGIAGLVLTIGMAVDTNVIIFERIKEELTKGKSYQMAVQDGYSRSLAPVLDGHITTLLTSFILLYFGLGPVKGFATTQIIGLLLSLFCGILVSRLITDAWTNKKRHFEYFTSISRRIFKHAAYKFVEYRKVAYGISLVVVLLGVGSIFNGFDYGVEFRGGRSYTVKFDREMKNEDVANELNKVFGKYPIIKTVGNNKQLNITTDYMIEQPGQEVDAVVENKLYEGLKSFIPAGTTYEQFITNFKQSSQTVQPTISDDLKKGALWATILGLLVITLYIFIRFRDWRYSVGTIVALLHDVLVTLIVFSFFKNIVPFPLEIDQHFIAAILTVIGFSMNDTVVVFDRVREYSAKMFGQDKGVILNKAINDTLARTIMTSLTVFLTLLALFIFGGEVTRGFAFAMLVGVITGCYSSIFVAAPILMDVAKDKPLGEPEKDKTLAKARHSIS
- a CDS encoding serine hydrolase, which gives rise to MVANENFLENLLAQQPDAFSQVLKNRDSFRVQVIYTRIDRDKKNRPRFTDFPLNLKPDDYFYPASTVKMPVAFLALEKLNRLGIHRSTTLITEKGTEGLSAVYNDPTSPDGRPTIEHYIKKIFVVSDNDANNRLYEFLGQQYLHDQLTAKGYTDAQIIRRLAITMPEQLHRTTNPVSLRDSAGTILHQQPLITSAYPYIKRTAFLGKGYLNEKDELVNKPMDFSEKNRVYLADLHNMLRTVLFPETVPEKQRFNISEDDYRFLYQYMSQLPGETKFPEYDTTHFFDAYCKFLMFGTQKKSSIPKHIRIFNKVGWSYGFLTDVAYIVDFEKNIEFMLSATIYCNSDGILNDNKYDYDTIGLPFLEKLGKTVYEYELQRERKHQPDLSKFKMTYEK